One Micromonospora sp. FIMYZ51 genomic window carries:
- a CDS encoding response regulator transcription factor, whose protein sequence is MNNLVGAAPGDRRSDGRFVLLVVDDDESVGAALVSELAEHRVRGHHYPHAAEALLAAGALQPDAAVVAAGLASMNSTELVRLLARRAGIPTVVGVGDDDGGTAAAGLKAGATAGVRRPYRAEEVLPILRAIRPDGAAALDPPIELGGLRVDPSTFEAHLHGRLVALPMKEFRLLYFFMSHAERTVTREQLLAAVWGGIADDTSNTLTVHIKRLRRRLALDGRQPPMIVTVRGLGYRFVPAAPNSAEQNEDRGADERTEQRTRDHLAHGVGAQPNP, encoded by the coding sequence ATGAACAACCTCGTCGGGGCCGCCCCGGGTGACCGTCGGTCCGACGGACGTTTCGTGCTGCTCGTGGTGGACGACGACGAGAGCGTCGGCGCCGCGCTGGTGAGCGAGCTGGCCGAGCACCGGGTACGCGGACACCACTACCCGCACGCCGCCGAGGCCCTGCTCGCCGCGGGCGCCCTGCAACCGGACGCGGCGGTGGTCGCCGCCGGGCTGGCCAGCATGAACAGCACCGAACTGGTGCGGCTGCTGGCCCGTCGGGCCGGTATTCCGACGGTGGTCGGGGTCGGCGACGACGACGGCGGGACGGCGGCGGCCGGCCTCAAGGCGGGCGCCACGGCCGGCGTACGGCGACCGTACCGGGCCGAGGAGGTGCTGCCGATCCTGCGGGCGATCCGCCCGGACGGCGCCGCCGCGCTCGACCCGCCGATCGAACTCGGTGGGCTGCGGGTGGACCCGTCGACGTTCGAGGCGCACCTGCACGGGCGGCTGGTGGCCCTGCCGATGAAGGAGTTCCGGCTGCTGTACTTCTTCATGAGTCACGCCGAGCGGACGGTCACCCGGGAACAGTTGCTGGCTGCCGTCTGGGGCGGGATCGCCGACGACACGTCGAACACCCTCACCGTGCACATCAAGCGGCTGCGGCGGCGGCTCGCGCTGGACGGAAGGCAGCCGCCGATGATCGTGACCGTACGCGGCCTGGGTTACCGGTTCGTGCCGGCCGCGCCGAACTCAGCCGAGCAGAATGAAGATCGGGGCGCCGACGAGCGGACCGAGCAGCGTACCCGCGATCACCTGGCCCACGGTGTGGGCGCCCAACCGAACCCGTGA
- a CDS encoding DUF2267 domain-containing protein — translation MRFPLFVDAVSRRSGLPPDLAAAVCRAVLQTVVERMTDPSTDPTGPSTDPTGYLPAEFDTGAPHGPEEFLRRVGERAGVDERTAGIGAAAVFGTLREAVTVDEFQEMVARLPTTPDGSTDPLAGPGGR, via the coding sequence GTGCGGTTTCCCCTTTTCGTCGACGCGGTGTCCCGCCGCTCGGGCCTGCCGCCCGACCTGGCCGCGGCGGTCTGCCGGGCGGTGTTGCAGACCGTGGTGGAGCGGATGACCGACCCGAGCACCGACCCCACCGGCCCAAGCACCGACCCGACCGGTTACCTGCCGGCCGAGTTCGACACCGGCGCGCCGCACGGGCCGGAGGAGTTCCTGCGCCGGGTCGGCGAGCGGGCCGGGGTGGACGAGCGGACTGCGGGCATCGGTGCGGCGGCGGTCTTCGGCACGCTGCGCGAGGCGGTCACGGTCGACGAGTTCCAGGAGATGGTCGCCCGACTGCCCACCACCCCCGACGGTTCGACCGACCCGCTGGCCGGACCCGGCGGGCGGTAG
- the pstC gene encoding phosphate ABC transporter permease subunit PstC: MTLTNKSPSRSTLTQRDGSAVGDRIFSWWTLGTGLLVLAILGLILITTVREAWPAFDAMGLRFLTERIWDPNPATGEAIFGALSFAYGTAISSLIALIFAVPVSVGIALFLTELAPRRLRGPAVTVIDLLAAVPSVVFGLWGILVVAPAMVPVYKSFHDILGGIPVLGNLFGPVSSGRNFMTAGLILAIMVTPIITSITREVFSTVPRADKDAALALGATRWEMIRGAVFPHSFGGVVGAVMLGLGRAMGETIAVALVIGGATNITANLFAPGNSMAAVIVQQFGESTGTFTAALIGLGVVLFAMTVLINVLAQTVVRRAEARMKGSVA; the protein is encoded by the coding sequence ATGACCTTGACGAACAAGTCCCCCTCCCGGTCGACGCTGACCCAGCGCGACGGCAGCGCCGTCGGCGACCGCATCTTCTCCTGGTGGACGCTCGGTACCGGCCTGCTGGTGCTGGCGATCCTCGGGCTGATCCTGATCACCACCGTCCGGGAGGCGTGGCCCGCGTTCGACGCGATGGGTTTGCGTTTTCTCACCGAGCGGATCTGGGACCCGAACCCGGCGACCGGCGAGGCCATCTTCGGCGCGCTGTCGTTCGCCTACGGCACGGCGATCTCATCGCTGATCGCCCTGATCTTCGCGGTGCCGGTGTCGGTCGGCATCGCGCTGTTCCTCACCGAGCTGGCGCCGCGCCGGCTGCGCGGACCGGCGGTGACCGTGATCGACCTGCTCGCCGCCGTGCCCTCGGTGGTCTTCGGACTCTGGGGCATCCTGGTCGTCGCGCCCGCCATGGTCCCGGTCTACAAGTCGTTCCACGACATTCTCGGCGGCATTCCGGTGCTCGGTAACCTCTTCGGTCCGGTGAGCAGTGGCCGCAACTTCATGACCGCCGGCCTCATCCTGGCGATCATGGTCACGCCGATCATCACCTCGATCACCCGTGAGGTGTTCAGCACCGTCCCGCGCGCCGACAAGGACGCCGCCCTCGCGCTCGGCGCCACCCGCTGGGAGATGATCCGGGGCGCGGTGTTTCCGCACAGCTTCGGCGGCGTGGTCGGCGCGGTGATGCTCGGCCTCGGCCGGGCCATGGGGGAGACCATCGCGGTGGCGCTGGTCATCGGCGGTGCCACGAACATCACCGCCAACCTGTTCGCCCCCGGCAACTCGATGGCCGCCGTCATCGTGCAGCAGTTCGGTGAGTCCACCGGCACCTTCACCGCGGCCCTGATCGGTCTGGGCGTCGTGCTCTTCGCGATGACGGTGCTGATCAACGTGCTCGCCCAGACGGTCGTCCGTCGGGCCGAGGCCCGGATGAAGGGAAGCGTCGCGTGA
- a CDS encoding type II toxin-antitoxin system PemK/MazF family toxin, which produces MAGLLRSMAARVGAAIPTPRRAGPTPARVARPRQVNALQRRELSYAPEPDGQADPGEIVWTWVSYEDDPRQGKDRPVLVVGRQSRTLFGLMLSSQRDRDGERHWLALGPGEWDREKRPSWVRLDRVLTMREDAIRREGAVLDRTRFDRVSQALRAGYGWH; this is translated from the coding sequence GTGGCAGGTCTGTTGCGGAGTATGGCGGCCCGCGTCGGCGCGGCGATTCCGACCCCCCGGCGTGCCGGGCCGACCCCGGCCCGGGTCGCGCGGCCCCGCCAGGTCAACGCGCTACAGCGCCGCGAGTTGTCGTACGCTCCGGAGCCCGACGGGCAGGCCGACCCGGGTGAGATCGTCTGGACCTGGGTGTCCTACGAGGACGACCCCCGCCAGGGCAAGGACCGGCCGGTGCTGGTGGTGGGCCGGCAGAGCCGGACGCTGTTCGGGCTGATGCTGTCCAGCCAGCGGGACCGCGATGGCGAGCGGCACTGGCTGGCCCTCGGCCCCGGCGAGTGGGACCGGGAGAAGCGGCCCAGCTGGGTGCGGTTGGACCGGGTGCTGACGATGCGCGAGGACGCCATCCGGCGCGAGGGCGCGGTGTTGGACCGGACCCGGTTCGACCGGGTCAGCCAGGCCCTGCGTGCTGGCTACGGCTGGCACTGA
- a CDS encoding phosphoesterase PA-phosphatase, whose amino-acid sequence MPTVVDPSTRSASYRLARTSTEVFAPAVFAALLPVVVAVHSTAPALAVGLGWGALAVLFCSVIPYGIIWWGVRRGQLTDHHIGVRAQRRRPLLHGLVSVLVGLALLVLLGAPRPLVALVVAMFAIVAAIGAVNQVWKLSAHAAICAASVAALGYLFGPALTPLLALIGLVGWSRVRLGAHTVGQVIAGTLLGPLVGAPIFILLG is encoded by the coding sequence GTGCCCACCGTTGTCGACCCGAGCACCCGGTCCGCCTCGTACCGGCTGGCCCGGACCAGCACCGAGGTGTTCGCGCCCGCCGTGTTCGCCGCGCTGCTGCCCGTGGTGGTCGCCGTGCACAGCACCGCGCCGGCCCTCGCGGTGGGGCTCGGCTGGGGTGCGCTGGCCGTGCTGTTCTGCTCCGTCATCCCGTACGGGATCATCTGGTGGGGCGTACGACGTGGTCAGCTGACCGACCACCACATCGGGGTACGCGCCCAGCGCCGCCGGCCGCTGCTGCACGGGCTGGTCTCGGTGCTGGTCGGCCTGGCGCTGCTGGTGCTGCTCGGCGCGCCGCGCCCGCTGGTGGCCCTGGTGGTGGCGATGTTCGCAATCGTGGCCGCCATCGGCGCGGTCAACCAGGTCTGGAAGTTGAGCGCCCACGCGGCGATCTGCGCCGCCTCGGTGGCCGCCCTGGGCTACCTGTTCGGCCCGGCGCTCACCCCGCTGCTGGCCCTGATCGGGCTGGTGGGCTGGTCACGGGTTCGGTTGGGCGCCCACACCGTGGGCCAGGTGATCGCGGGTACGCTGCTCGGTCCGCTCGTCGGCGCCCCGATCTTCATTCTGCTCGGCTGA
- the pstS gene encoding phosphate ABC transporter substrate-binding protein PstS: protein MNRNVLSRRVLAGVALAALALTGCGSNDNGTEPVANGGDSAYANLSGELKASGASFPDAYYQEVIEAFKGEASGVTVTYNATGSGTGKKQFGEGLVDFAGTDSLVKDSDGVAAGSFLYVPTVAAPITVSYNLSGVDKLQLSPETLAKIFQTDIKTWDDAAIKADNPGVELPNTPIVVAHRSDGSGTTSNFTKYLEAAAGGTWKLGSGDTVAWPASTQGGEKNTGVAQIVQQTNGAVGYVDLSDAKATGLKFAAIKNKDGQFVEPTLEGTTAGLEGAEIADDLSYNPLNAAGATSYPITAPTFIIVQTSYGDAAKAELVKGFLTYLLNDGQELAKEIDFAPLPASLKEKALAQVDKIQG from the coding sequence GTGAACCGCAACGTGCTTTCGCGGCGCGTCCTCGCTGGCGTCGCGCTTGCCGCGCTCGCGCTTACCGGCTGTGGTAGCAACGACAACGGCACAGAGCCGGTCGCGAACGGCGGCGACAGCGCCTACGCGAACCTGTCCGGCGAGTTGAAGGCGTCCGGCGCCAGCTTCCCGGACGCGTACTACCAAGAGGTCATCGAAGCCTTCAAGGGCGAGGCCTCCGGCGTGACCGTCACCTACAACGCGACCGGCTCGGGCACCGGCAAGAAGCAGTTCGGTGAGGGCCTGGTCGACTTCGCCGGCACCGACAGCCTGGTGAAGGACTCCGACGGCGTGGCCGCCGGTTCGTTCCTCTACGTGCCGACGGTGGCGGCGCCGATCACCGTCTCCTACAACCTGTCGGGCGTCGACAAGCTCCAGCTCAGCCCGGAGACGCTCGCCAAGATCTTCCAGACCGACATCAAGACCTGGGACGACGCGGCCATCAAGGCGGACAACCCGGGAGTCGAGCTGCCGAACACCCCGATCGTCGTGGCGCACCGTTCGGACGGCTCGGGCACCACCAGCAACTTCACCAAGTACCTGGAGGCAGCCGCCGGAGGAACCTGGAAGCTCGGCAGCGGTGACACCGTGGCCTGGCCGGCCAGCACCCAGGGTGGCGAGAAGAACACCGGCGTCGCGCAGATCGTGCAGCAGACCAATGGTGCCGTGGGCTACGTGGACCTGAGCGACGCCAAGGCCACCGGCCTGAAGTTCGCCGCCATCAAGAACAAGGACGGCCAGTTCGTCGAGCCCACGCTCGAGGGCACCACCGCCGGCCTGGAGGGTGCCGAGATCGCCGACGACCTGAGCTACAACCCGCTCAACGCCGCCGGTGCCACCTCGTACCCGATCACCGCGCCGACCTTCATCATCGTGCAGACCTCGTACGGCGACGCCGCCAAGGCCGAGCTGGTCAAGGGCTTCCTCACCTACCTGCTCAACGACGGCCAGGAGCTGGCCAAGGAGATCGACTTCGCGCCACTGCCGGCCTCCCTCAAGGAGAAGGCGCTGGCCCAGGTCGACAAGATCCAGGGCTGA
- the phoU gene encoding phosphate signaling complex protein PhoU, whose protein sequence is MARDNYDEQLDRLTGVLATMSRDAGAAIRGASAALFDVDRATAEAVLAGDAVLDRHRAEAEALVPQVLVRHQPVASDLRLVVCALRIAAALERMGDLAVHIAKVVLMRYPVGVVPEPAVPVLTTMAEAAARMAEKTAVVLATRDQLAATQLGLDDDEVDAAEKRLLSLLVSGWPYGVESAIDLALVGRYYERYADHAVNVARQVVFLVTGTIRL, encoded by the coding sequence ATGGCTCGGGACAACTACGACGAGCAGCTCGACCGGCTCACCGGTGTGCTGGCGACGATGAGCCGGGACGCCGGCGCGGCGATCCGGGGTGCCAGCGCGGCCCTGTTCGACGTCGACCGGGCCACCGCCGAGGCGGTGCTGGCCGGCGACGCCGTGCTGGACCGGCATCGGGCCGAGGCGGAGGCGTTGGTCCCGCAGGTGCTGGTCCGGCACCAGCCGGTCGCCTCCGATCTGCGGCTGGTGGTGTGCGCGCTGCGGATCGCCGCCGCCCTGGAACGGATGGGGGACCTCGCCGTGCACATCGCGAAGGTGGTCCTGATGCGGTATCCGGTCGGCGTGGTCCCGGAGCCGGCGGTGCCGGTGCTGACCACCATGGCGGAGGCGGCGGCCCGGATGGCGGAGAAGACCGCGGTCGTGCTGGCCACCCGGGACCAGTTGGCCGCCACCCAGCTCGGGCTCGACGACGACGAGGTGGACGCCGCCGAGAAGCGCCTGCTGTCGCTGCTCGTCTCCGGCTGGCCGTACGGCGTGGAGTCGGCGATCGACCTGGCCCTGGTCGGCCGCTACTACGAGCGGTACGCCGACCACGCGGTGAACGTCGCACGGCAGGTGGTGTTCCTGGTCACCGGAACGATCCGGCTCTGA
- the pstA gene encoding phosphate ABC transporter permease PstA encodes MTVAAPPATRSAPRGPDLTRAALSGRRRFTNHLATAAIWGAVLLAVVPLALVTYTVIGKGGGVMSLSFLTEDIPNSYRREGGGMAPAIVGTLVITGMAALMAIPLGVFGAVYLNEYGKQRPLARIIRLMADVMTGVPSIVMGLFIYISWVLLVGEQTGFAGALALACLMLPVVIRSSEEMLRLVPDELRQASMALGARKWKTTLTVVLPAAISGITSGSLLAVARAAGETAPIIIVTGIVFAPNWNLFSGSNTALPAQIFRNASTSFPAAQDRAWGAALTLIVIVLGFTIIARFISSRFAIKER; translated from the coding sequence GTGACCGTCGCCGCACCACCGGCCACCCGCTCGGCCCCGAGGGGTCCCGACCTGACCCGGGCGGCCCTCTCCGGCCGCCGCCGCTTCACCAACCACCTCGCCACGGCCGCCATCTGGGGTGCCGTGCTGCTCGCCGTCGTCCCGCTCGCCCTGGTGACGTACACCGTCATCGGCAAGGGCGGCGGGGTGATGAGCCTGTCCTTCCTGACCGAGGACATCCCGAACTCGTACCGTCGTGAGGGCGGCGGGATGGCACCGGCGATCGTCGGCACCCTGGTCATCACCGGGATGGCCGCGCTGATGGCCATCCCGCTCGGCGTCTTCGGCGCGGTCTACCTCAACGAGTACGGCAAGCAGCGACCGCTGGCCCGGATCATCCGGCTGATGGCCGACGTGATGACCGGCGTGCCGTCGATCGTGATGGGTCTGTTCATCTACATCTCCTGGGTGCTGCTCGTCGGCGAGCAGACCGGCTTCGCCGGTGCGCTGGCCCTGGCCTGCCTGATGCTGCCGGTGGTGATCCGCAGCAGCGAGGAGATGCTCCGGCTGGTCCCGGACGAGCTGCGGCAGGCGAGCATGGCGCTTGGGGCCCGCAAGTGGAAGACCACCCTCACCGTGGTGCTGCCGGCGGCCATCTCCGGCATCACCAGCGGCTCGCTGCTGGCGGTCGCCCGCGCGGCCGGCGAGACCGCGCCGATCATCATCGTCACCGGCATCGTCTTCGCACCGAACTGGAACCTGTTCAGCGGCTCCAACACCGCGCTGCCGGCGCAGATCTTCCGCAACGCCAGCACCTCGTTCCCCGCCGCCCAGGACCGGGCCTGGGGGGCGGCCCTGACGCTCATCGTGATCGTGCTCGGCTTCACGATCATCGCCCGATTCATCTCAAGCCGGTTCGCCATCAAGGAGCGCTGA
- the pstB gene encoding phosphate ABC transporter ATP-binding protein PstB has translation MASNDTDLTTRPSVAVHAAGTTASGAEAAGAPVMQLHDVSVYYGSYEAVRGTTMPIQQNQVTAMIGPSGCGKSTVLRALNRMNDPIPGARVSGEVLFHGQDLYARDVDPIQVRRRIGMVFQKPNPFPKSIFDNVAYGLRINGIKGRLDDHVEEALTQAALWDEVKDKLRKSALALSGGQQQRLCIARTIAVKPEVILMDEPCSALDPIATAKIEDLMFELTNDYTIVIVTHNMQQAARVSHYTAFFTAEVDEQQVRHGRLVEFSQTGKLFTNPADKRTEDYITGRFG, from the coding sequence ATGGCCAGCAACGACACCGACCTGACCACCCGCCCGTCCGTCGCGGTGCACGCGGCCGGCACCACCGCCTCCGGTGCGGAGGCCGCCGGCGCGCCGGTGATGCAGCTGCACGACGTCAGCGTCTACTACGGCAGCTACGAGGCGGTCCGCGGCACCACGATGCCGATCCAGCAGAACCAGGTCACGGCGATGATCGGGCCGTCCGGCTGCGGGAAATCCACGGTGCTGCGGGCGCTGAACCGGATGAACGACCCCATTCCCGGGGCCCGGGTCAGCGGCGAGGTCCTCTTCCACGGCCAGGACCTGTACGCCAGGGACGTCGACCCGATCCAGGTGCGCCGACGCATCGGCATGGTGTTCCAGAAGCCGAACCCGTTCCCCAAGTCCATCTTCGACAACGTCGCCTACGGGCTGCGGATCAACGGCATCAAGGGCCGCCTCGACGACCACGTGGAGGAGGCGCTGACCCAGGCCGCGCTCTGGGACGAGGTCAAGGACAAGCTCCGCAAGAGCGCCCTGGCGCTCTCCGGCGGCCAGCAGCAGCGGCTCTGCATCGCCCGGACGATCGCGGTCAAGCCGGAGGTCATCCTGATGGACGAGCCCTGTTCGGCGCTCGACCCGATCGCCACGGCGAAGATCGAGGACCTCATGTTCGAGCTGACGAACGACTACACGATCGTGATCGTCACGCACAACATGCAGCAGGCCGCGCGGGTCAGCCACTACACCGCGTTCTTCACCGCCGAGGTGGACGAGCAGCAGGTGCGGCACGGCCGGCTGGTCGAGTTCAGCCAGACCGGCAAACTCTTCACCAACCCCGCCGACAAGCGTACGGAGGACTACATCACCGGCCGCTTCGGCTGA
- a CDS encoding GGDEF domain-containing protein — translation MPDPLTVASGICAAGALLSSWQLGRRAVRAEAEIGRLRAELAAERHAASHDPLTGLPNRRAFYRLAAALLTDGTGRPLVAVVLDLDDFKQINDRYGHSAGDHVLIHVAQRLAAFAGDNPVGRLGGDEFAGLLASPTLDRRWIDQATRRLYDMLAAPIPLGGLTLRVTASVGLAPVQGTQLSEALDRADAAMYEAKGLGSGRSGRALRDTAYLAEC, via the coding sequence GTGCCGGATCCGCTTACCGTCGCGTCCGGCATCTGCGCCGCGGGTGCCCTGCTCTCCTCCTGGCAACTGGGTCGCCGGGCGGTACGCGCCGAGGCGGAGATCGGTCGGCTCCGCGCCGAACTGGCCGCCGAACGACACGCGGCCAGCCACGATCCGCTGACCGGCCTGCCCAACCGGCGGGCCTTCTACCGTCTCGCCGCGGCGCTGCTCACCGACGGCACCGGCCGCCCGCTGGTCGCGGTGGTGCTCGACCTGGACGACTTCAAGCAGATCAACGACCGGTATGGCCACTCGGCCGGTGACCACGTCCTGATCCACGTCGCCCAGCGGCTGGCCGCCTTCGCCGGTGACAACCCGGTGGGGCGGCTCGGTGGTGACGAGTTCGCCGGGCTGCTGGCCAGCCCCACGCTCGACCGCAGGTGGATCGACCAGGCCACCCGACGGCTCTACGACATGCTCGCCGCGCCGATCCCGCTGGGTGGGTTGACCCTGCGGGTGACCGCCTCGGTCGGGTTGGCACCGGTGCAGGGGACCCAGCTCAGCGAGGCGCTCGACCGCGCCGACGCGGCGATGTACGAGGCCAAGGGGCTCGGGTCGGGCCGGAGCGGCCGGGCGCTACGCGACACCGCGTACCTCGCCGAGTGCTGA
- a CDS encoding DUF397 domain-containing protein — translation MQQPPNGVPVPQLPPLAWQKSRRSNPSGNCVELAELPGGAGIAMRNSRHPEGPALIYTVDEIAAFVRGARDGDFDHLIS, via the coding sequence ATGCAGCAGCCGCCGAACGGTGTTCCCGTACCCCAGTTGCCTCCGCTCGCCTGGCAGAAGAGCCGGCGCAGCAATCCCAGTGGAAACTGCGTCGAACTGGCGGAGCTGCCCGGCGGTGCGGGGATCGCGATGCGCAACTCCCGACACCCGGAGGGGCCGGCGTTGATCTACACCGTGGACGAGATCGCCGCGTTCGTGCGCGGGGCCCGGGACGGAGACTTCGATCATCTGATCAGCTGA
- a CDS encoding substrate-binding domain-containing protein, producing the protein MKPTLRAVAEAVGVSRSTVSNAYSRPDQLSADLRRRILDTAREMGYPGPDPTARSLRRGFVGAIGVLFTSQLSYAFTDPFALRFLTGVAEAAQRHGSSLLLVPLPTDPAGARTAVENAAVDGFCVYCAGDEEGIIDTIRGRGMPFVTTSSRPRAGDRWVGIDERAAARSVAEHLAGLGHRRVALLGHDVLPDAVGRLRVADVADVPHPTTRDRLAGFADAFATVGVGWPELTILSAADNDRAAGAAAVRALDARHEPPTAVLACSDVLALGALDALAAAGGADRTISVTGFDDIAEAAAAGLTTVRQPGEEKGRSAAELLFDPPADASAGQILLPTTLIVRTSSGPALRS; encoded by the coding sequence ATGAAACCGACCCTGCGGGCCGTCGCCGAGGCCGTTGGTGTCTCGCGCAGCACCGTCTCCAACGCCTACTCCCGCCCGGACCAACTGTCGGCGGACCTTCGCCGACGGATCCTCGACACCGCCCGCGAGATGGGCTACCCGGGACCCGATCCGACCGCCCGCTCGCTGCGCCGCGGTTTCGTGGGTGCCATCGGGGTGCTGTTCACCTCGCAGCTCTCCTACGCCTTCACCGACCCCTTCGCGCTGCGGTTCCTCACCGGGGTCGCCGAGGCGGCGCAGCGGCACGGCAGCAGCCTGCTGCTCGTGCCACTGCCCACCGACCCGGCCGGTGCCCGCACGGCGGTGGAGAACGCCGCCGTCGACGGTTTCTGCGTCTACTGCGCCGGTGACGAAGAGGGCATCATCGACACCATCCGGGGTCGCGGGATGCCCTTCGTCACCACCTCCTCGCGTCCCCGGGCGGGCGACCGATGGGTGGGCATCGACGAGCGCGCCGCCGCCCGGTCGGTCGCCGAACACCTGGCCGGTCTCGGTCACCGCCGGGTCGCCCTGCTCGGCCACGACGTGCTGCCCGACGCCGTCGGCCGGCTGCGGGTGGCCGACGTCGCCGACGTACCGCATCCGACCACCCGCGACCGGCTCGCCGGCTTCGCCGACGCCTTCGCCACGGTCGGCGTCGGCTGGCCCGAGCTGACGATCCTCTCGGCGGCCGACAACGACCGGGCCGCCGGTGCCGCGGCGGTACGCGCGCTCGACGCCCGCCACGAGCCACCGACCGCCGTGCTGGCCTGCTCCGACGTGCTCGCCCTGGGGGCGCTCGACGCGCTCGCGGCGGCCGGCGGGGCGGACCGGACGATCTCGGTGACCGGCTTCGACGACATCGCCGAGGCCGCCGCCGCCGGACTGACCACCGTGCGCCAACCCGGCGAGGAGAAGGGGCGCTCGGCCGCCGAGCTCCTGTTCGACCCGCCTGCGGACGCCTCAGCGGGTCAGATCCTGTTGCCCACCACGCTCATCGTCCGCACCAGCAGCGGACCAGCCCTGAGGAGTTGA
- a CDS encoding helix-turn-helix transcriptional regulator, translating to MTMVSAEQGPAAGPTVLRMLLGAQLRRLRESRGVTRESAGWEIRSSESKISRMELGRVGFKERDVADLLTLYGVTAEQERAALLKLARDANSPGWWHRYGDVLPSWFQSYLGLEAAAVLIRSYEVQFVPGLLQTREYARAVVLLGHSGADPTEIDRRVDLRMRRQELLRRPRPPRLWAVVDEAALRRPIGGPQVMRGQLEALLEATRTPNVRLQVIPFAAGGHAAAGGAFTILRFGDQDLPDIVYIEQLTSALYLDKREDLDFYALAMERLCVEAEPPERTPDILKRIIADVESA from the coding sequence GTGACGATGGTTTCCGCCGAGCAGGGCCCGGCGGCAGGGCCGACCGTGCTGCGGATGCTGCTGGGCGCGCAGTTGCGCCGGCTGCGCGAGTCGCGTGGAGTCACCCGGGAGAGCGCCGGCTGGGAGATCCGATCCTCGGAATCGAAGATCAGCCGGATGGAGCTGGGTCGGGTCGGCTTCAAGGAGCGCGACGTCGCCGATCTGCTCACCCTCTACGGCGTCACCGCCGAGCAGGAGCGCGCCGCGCTGCTCAAGCTGGCCCGGGACGCCAACAGTCCGGGCTGGTGGCACCGTTACGGTGACGTGCTGCCGTCGTGGTTCCAGTCGTACCTCGGCCTGGAGGCCGCGGCGGTGCTGATCCGCAGCTACGAGGTCCAGTTCGTTCCGGGGTTGCTGCAAACCCGGGAGTACGCCCGGGCCGTGGTGCTGCTCGGCCACTCCGGGGCCGACCCGACGGAGATCGACCGCCGGGTGGACCTGCGGATGCGGCGCCAGGAGCTGCTGCGCCGGCCGCGCCCGCCCCGGCTCTGGGCGGTGGTGGACGAGGCGGCGCTGCGCCGTCCGATCGGTGGCCCGCAGGTGATGCGTGGCCAACTGGAGGCGCTGCTCGAGGCCACCCGGACGCCGAACGTCCGGTTGCAGGTGATCCCGTTCGCCGCCGGTGGGCACGCCGCAGCCGGGGGTGCCTTCACCATCCTGCGCTTCGGTGACCAGGACCTACCGGACATCGTCTACATCGAGCAGTTGACCAGCGCGCTCTATCTGGACAAGCGCGAGGATCTCGACTTCTACGCACTGGCCATGGAACGACTCTGCGTCGAGGCCGAGCCGCCGGAGCGAACTCCGGACATCCTCAAGCGGATCATCGCCGACGTCGAATCCGCGTGA